In Cryptomeria japonica chromosome 10, Sugi_1.0, whole genome shotgun sequence, a genomic segment contains:
- the LOC131039116 gene encoding citrate-binding protein-like — MARMFALLCGLLIWMGSENAQTTGSPTDGFTQQTLTDSNIVMQKPYDKNLSDRYSFVDGVHDMWVYSNDKPHNLTSNTRPRTEIRITGKDYKTGVWQFEGEGYVPRGTNGVCVMQIHGYLGPATVIMLDAVNGDLKRYHADVVSPDIFDRWFHLNVIHDTDQRIATVFVDGEERIAVNVTGGDSYYFKCGVYAQIDASFCMESRWRNIKLWSK; from the exons ATGGCCAGGATGTTTGCTCTCTTGTGTGGGCTTCTGATTTGGATGGGAAGTGAAAATGCACAGACAACTGGGTCACCAACTGATGGTTTTACTCAGCAGACATTAACTGACTCAAATATTGTGATGCAAAAACCATATGATAAAAATCTCTCGGATCGCTACAGCTTCGTTGATGGCGTCCATGACATGTGGGTTTACAGCAATGACAAACCTCATAATCTCACCAGCAACACCAGGCCCAGGACAGAAATACGCATCACG GGAAAGGACTATAAAACTGGGGTGTGGCAATTCGAGGGTGAGGGATATGTTCCACGAGGGACGAATGGAGTATGCGTGATGCAGATTCATGGTTATTTGGGGCCCGCCACTGTGATAATGTTAGATGCTGTGAATGGAGATCTAAAGCGATACCATGCCGATGTAGTGTCACCTGATATTTTTGATCGGTGGTTTCATCTGAATGTTATTCATGATACAGATCAGAGGATAGCGACTGTATTTGTAGATGGGGAGGAGAGGATAGCGGTAAATGTGACAGGGGGTGATAGCTATTATTTTAAGTGTGGAGTCTACGCACAGATTGATGCTTCATTTTGTATGGAATCTCGTTGGAGAAATATCAAACTATGGAGCAAATAG
- the LOC131039117 gene encoding citrate-binding protein-like, which yields MASMLGILGGILIWIASAYADPTQDDKPHTPQSKTGPRTEIRIQGYDYTEGVWQVEGDIYVQQGTSGVCVMQVFGGVQHSTSMMLLVSNGNLRHYNDQVVASDIYDRWIHLNVIHNADEGKVYVFVGGKEKVVADDRGRAKHYFKCGVYTNVNASSCMESRWKNIRLWTK from the exons ATGGCGAGCATGTTAGGGATTTTGGGTGGGATTCTGATTTGGATTGCAAGTGCATATGCAGATCCAACTCAAG ACGACAAACCCCACACTCCTCAGAGCAAGACTGGCCCTAGGACAGAAATCCGCATACAG GGATATGACTATACAGAGGGAGTGTGGCAGGTCGAGGGGGATATATATGTACAACAAGGAACGTCGGGAGTGTGCGTCATGCAAGTTTTCGGCGGTGTTCAACATTCCACGTCGATGATGCTGCTGGTTTCCAATGGAAATCTTAGGCATTACAATGACCAAGTGGTGGCGTCTGATATTTATGATCGCTGGATTCATCTCAACGTTATCCACAATGCAGATGAAGGGAAAGTGTATGTGTTTGTGGGTGGGAAGGAAAAGGTAGTAGCTGATGACAGAGGTCGCGCCAAGCATTATTTTAAGTGTGGAGTGTACACTAATGTAAACGCTTCATCATGCATGGAGTCTCGTTGGAAAAATATCAGACTCTGGACCAAATGA